The stretch of DNA GCCCTCGCGCCGGCCCACCAGCTTGAGCACCTCCTCGGCGTCCGCGAGCTGGGGAATCCAGCGCGGCGACACGAACGACGTCACCTCGATGCGCTTCTCCCCCGCGGCCACCAGCGCGTCGATGAGCCGCGCCTTGTCGCGGGTGGGCAGCGTCCGCAGCTCGTTCTGGAGGCCATCGCGGGGCCCGACCTCGTACACGTCGACCCGCTCCGGCAGCCGCCCCAGGAACGAACTCCGCGCTCGTGACTGTGCGTTCTCAGGCATCTGGCAACACCGCTCCAACGATGAGGTCGGGGGACCCGGAGGTCAGGGGCTCGCCGTCGAGTCCACCGTGGACCCAGCGAGGCTCGAGGCCCACGCCCTCCAACAACCTGGTGAGCTCCGCGAGCGGATAGTAACGAATGGCATAGGACGCAGAAAGAACGCGACCGTCCCGCAGGGTGAGCGTCCGTCGCCCCACGTCGCGCCCCGTGCTCGCGTCGAAGCGACTCTCCTCCACCAACACGCTCCCGTCGGGCAGCGTGCGCTGGAAGGCCGCGCCGGGTGACGACGCGAGGCGCTCGGCGGGCACCGTCTGGAACACCAGCAACCCTCCCGGGCGCAGCACCCGCGCCACCTCCCGGAGAATCCGCGCGTGCTCCTCGTCGGAGAAGGCGAAGAGCGTCGAGTACCACGCATACGCCCCCGCCAGGCTCCTCGTCCGGAAGGGCAAGGCCCTCAGGTCGCCACGCACCACGGGGAACCCCTTGCGCCGCATCGCCAACGACAGCGCGTCGCGCTCCAGCCCGATGACACGCCCCGCCAGCGGGCCTGACGCGTGGAGTCGCGAGGCGTGGCGGCCGTGTCCGCACCCCAGGTCCACCACCGGCGCGGGGCCCGGCGCGTGGGCGAAGGCGCGCGCGAGGTACTCCACCTCCCGCGCCGTGACGGACTCGGAGAGGAACGGCAGCGTGCTGCGCAGATACAGCTCTCCGAAGAAGTCCACGCGCCGCGCTCCTCTCCCAGGGGATGTAGCAACCGCGTCCCGGGCTCGCAATGCGGGGCCGGCTCAGCCCCGCGGCGACAGCCTCGCGCGCAGCCGGCGCACCGCCTCGTCCAGCACCGCCTCCGTCTTGCAGAAGGCGAAGCGCGCCATCCCCTGCCCCAGGTGCCGGTGCTCGGGCCCGTAGAAGACACTCGGGGGGATGGCGGCGACGCCGACCTCCGACACCAGGTGGCGGCAGAAGGCCACGTCGTCCGCGAAGCCGAAGCCGCGGATGTCCGCGAGGATGAAGTAGCTGCCATCCGGCGGGTGGGCGATCAACCCCGCGTCCCGGAGCCCCCCGAGGAGTCGCTCGCGCTTCGCCCGGTAGGCGGCGGCGAGCTCCTCGAAGCAGGCGTCAGGCAGCCGGAGCGCCGCCGCCATGGCCGCCTGGAGGGGGGACGCGGTGGCGAACGTCACGAACTGGTGCGCGCGCTGGACGGCGTCACGCAGCGGAGGCGGCGCGATGACCCAGCCCACCTTCCAACCGGTCAGGCTGAACGTCTTGCCCCCGCTGCTCACCGTCACGGTGCGGTCCGCGAGCGCCGGCAGCGAAGCGGGGCGCACGTGGCGGGCGGGCGCGAAGGTGATGTGCTCGTAGACCTCGTCGGACAGCACCTTCACGTCATGCTCGGCGCACAACGCGCCGATGCGCTCCAGCTCCTCGCGGGTGAACACCTTGCCGGTGGGGTTGTGCGGGGTGTTGAGGATGAGCAGCCGCGTGCGGGGTCCGAAGGCCGCGCGCAGCTCGTCCCAGTCGAACCACCACTGGGCATGGGCCGCGTCCGGCGGGCGCAGCGGCACCCACCTCGCGGTGGCGCCCACGAAGGTGATGTTGGCGTCGTAGGAGTCGTAGAACGGCTCGAACGCCACCACCTCGTCGCCCGGGTCCACCAGGGCCAGGAGCACGTCGAGGATGGCCTCGGTGGCCCCGCTCGTCACCGTCACCATGGTGTCCGGGTCCACCGCGTGGCCATGGAAGCGCGCCGAGTGCTCCGCGATGGCGACGCGCAGGTCCCTGGCGCCGGAGCTGATGGCGTACTGGTTGACGCCGTCGCGGATGGCCCGCGCCGCGGCCTCCTTCACCACGTCCGGGCCGTCGAAGTCCGGGAACCCCTGCCCCAGGTTCACCGCGCCGTGCTTCGCGGCCAGCGCGCTGAACTCGGAGAAGACGGTGGTGCCAAACCGGGAGACGCGTGCTGCGGACACGGGCCGGGACATGCGGGACGCTCCTCGAGGGGCCAGCCGGCGGGCCAGCCCTGGACTCAGGGGCGCACGATAGCGTCCACCGGCACGGAGCGCGCGGCCCGCTCGATTTCACGCTGGCGCGTCGCGCGGCTCAGCGCGGCGGACATCCCCACCACCACCATGACCAGCGGCACCGCGCACAGCAGGTCCGTGGCGTAGTGGAAGCGCCCCGCGAGCGTGGCGACGATGAGGCCGATGCCCGGCAGCAGCATCACCCGGAACAGCGCGCGGTGGAACCGCCACGAATAGAAGAGGACCACCAGCGTGGTGCCCGTGTGGCCCGACGGGAAGCAGTCCCGCGCGAACACGGGCTGGCGCATCATCGAATCGAGCAGCGGCGTCAACGTGCCC from Myxococcus stipitatus encodes:
- a CDS encoding class I SAM-dependent methyltransferase, whose protein sequence is MDFFGELYLRSTLPFLSESVTAREVEYLARAFAHAPGPAPVVDLGCGHGRHASRLHASGPLAGRVIGLERDALSLAMRRKGFPVVRGDLRALPFRTRSLAGAYAWYSTLFAFSDEEHARILREVARVLRPGGLLVFQTVPAERLASSPGAAFQRTLPDGSVLVEESRFDASTGRDVGRRTLTLRDGRVLSASYAIRYYPLAELTRLLEGVGLEPRWVHGGLDGEPLTSGSPDLIVGAVLPDA
- a CDS encoding aminotransferase class I/II-fold pyridoxal phosphate-dependent enzyme — encoded protein: MSRPVSAARVSRFGTTVFSEFSALAAKHGAVNLGQGFPDFDGPDVVKEAAARAIRDGVNQYAISSGARDLRVAIAEHSARFHGHAVDPDTMVTVTSGATEAILDVLLALVDPGDEVVAFEPFYDSYDANITFVGATARWVPLRPPDAAHAQWWFDWDELRAAFGPRTRLLILNTPHNPTGKVFTREELERIGALCAEHDVKVLSDEVYEHITFAPARHVRPASLPALADRTVTVSSGGKTFSLTGWKVGWVIAPPPLRDAVQRAHQFVTFATASPLQAAMAAALRLPDACFEELAAAYRAKRERLLGGLRDAGLIAHPPDGSYFILADIRGFGFADDVAFCRHLVSEVGVAAIPPSVFYGPEHRHLGQGMARFAFCKTEAVLDEAVRRLRARLSPRG